In Shewanella sp. VB17, a single genomic region encodes these proteins:
- a CDS encoding YccF domain-containing protein has product MAVLRLIFNIAWFVLGGFVMGLAWWLAGLLCYISIIGIPFAKACFVIGEMTFWPFGQDSMNRKKLTGNEDIGTGTFGTIGNIIWFLLFGIWLAIGHITHALACFITIIGIPFGLQHLKLAMLSLTPIGQRVVARD; this is encoded by the coding sequence ATGGCAGTATTACGTTTGATATTTAACATAGCTTGGTTTGTTCTTGGTGGTTTTGTGATGGGGCTAGCATGGTGGCTGGCAGGTTTACTCTGTTATATCAGCATTATCGGTATTCCATTCGCAAAAGCCTGCTTTGTGATAGGTGAAATGACATTTTGGCCATTTGGTCAAGACAGCATGAACCGAAAAAAGCTCACAGGCAACGAAGACATAGGAACAGGAACATTCGGAACCATTGGTAATATCATTTGGTTTTTACTTTTTGGGATCTGGCTAGCAATCGGGCATATTACTCATGCTTTAGCCTGCTTTATTACTATCATAGGTATTCCATTTGGTCTACAGCATCTTAAGTTAGCCATGCTAAGTTTAACTCCCATTGGGCAGCGTGTTGTCGCTAGAGATTAA
- a CDS encoding ABC transporter substrate-binding protein, with protein sequence MMIIFFLLGIFCTSFSAKLNADTLHLTSLHWPPYSSSQLAKQGAVIEITRAAVNAMGHELVVDFYPWSRAIRLVNRNNSKYSGYLPEYPFQSDKFVFSDTLGISPLGLVEQNLHPLSWSKVSDLNQYTLGVVKDYVNTSELDDMIKHGIQKVEVVNSDEHNLTKVATARIDAAVMDMHVLQFLLLQEELTPLSNRVQVNRKILANKQMKIAFVNTVKGQFWRDIVNAGLAKIDQESMLSDYIESGGKK encoded by the coding sequence ATGATGATTATTTTTTTTCTGTTGGGGATATTTTGCACCAGTTTTTCAGCCAAACTTAATGCCGATACTTTACACTTAACCTCACTTCATTGGCCTCCTTATTCCAGTAGCCAATTAGCCAAACAAGGGGCAGTAATAGAGATCACACGTGCAGCCGTCAATGCGATGGGTCATGAACTGGTCGTGGATTTTTATCCTTGGAGTAGAGCGATCCGGTTAGTGAATAGAAATAACTCAAAATACAGTGGGTATCTACCTGAGTACCCTTTTCAATCCGATAAATTTGTGTTTTCAGATACATTGGGTATTAGTCCATTAGGATTGGTAGAGCAAAATTTACATCCTCTTAGTTGGTCCAAAGTGTCCGATCTTAATCAATATACTTTAGGTGTTGTTAAAGATTATGTGAATACCAGTGAACTTGATGACATGATTAAACATGGAATACAAAAGGTTGAAGTGGTTAATTCTGATGAGCATAACTTAACCAAAGTGGCCACAGCAAGAATAGACGCTGCTGTTATGGATATGCATGTGTTGCAGTTTTTACTTTTACAAGAAGAGTTAACGCCTCTGAGTAATCGAGTGCAAGTCAACAGAAAGATATTAGCCAATAAGCAGATGAAAATAGCCTTTGTGAATACAGTTAAAGGTCAATTTTGGCGTGATATTGTTAATGCAGGCTTAGCGAAAATAGATCAAGAGTCCATGTTGTCTGATTACATAGAAAGTGGAGGTAAAAAGTAG
- a CDS encoding cytochrome-c peroxidase produces MKLLHSFAFGIFTSICASSVLAKEPIDIIKPALITEPEKVELGKMLFFEPRLSKSGFISCHSCHNLSMGGVDALPTSIGHNWQEGPINSPTVLNAVYGLAQFWDGRAKDLKEQAGGPIENPKEMSFSHTMAVSTISSIPNYKTKFKNIYPDGQVNIDNITDAIAAFEKTLVTPHSPFDQYLLGDMSAITTDAITGYKLFKTKGCISCHNGAAVGGTLYMKMGLIKPFNTKNPAVGRIAVTGNPADKHVFKVPTLRNIELTAPYFHDGATWSLEEAVNTMADIQLGQSLSKQENKEIVAFLKSLTGELPKIVLPILPPSNANTPRPVPFSN; encoded by the coding sequence ATGAAATTACTTCACTCTTTTGCCTTTGGCATATTCACTTCAATTTGTGCCTCTTCAGTACTAGCAAAAGAACCCATTGACATCATCAAACCAGCGCTCATTACAGAACCAGAAAAAGTTGAATTAGGTAAGATGCTTTTTTTCGAACCAAGACTCTCAAAATCAGGTTTTATCTCATGTCATTCTTGCCATAACCTCTCTATGGGTGGCGTCGATGCATTACCCACTTCGATTGGTCATAATTGGCAAGAAGGGCCCATTAATTCTCCAACGGTATTAAATGCGGTGTATGGTCTAGCCCAGTTTTGGGATGGGCGCGCTAAAGATCTTAAAGAGCAGGCTGGCGGCCCCATCGAAAACCCAAAGGAAATGAGCTTCAGTCACACAATGGCTGTATCAACCATAAGCTCGATCCCCAACTACAAAACAAAGTTCAAAAATATCTACCCTGATGGCCAAGTTAATATCGACAATATTACTGACGCCATAGCCGCATTTGAGAAAACACTTGTAACACCACATAGTCCTTTTGATCAATACTTATTAGGCGACATGTCAGCTATCACGACCGACGCTATCACTGGATATAAGCTGTTCAAAACTAAAGGTTGCATCAGCTGCCACAACGGTGCAGCTGTCGGTGGAACCCTGTACATGAAAATGGGATTAATCAAGCCATTTAACACCAAAAACCCAGCAGTAGGTCGAATTGCTGTCACCGGGAACCCTGCAGATAAACACGTATTTAAAGTCCCAACATTAAGAAATATAGAGTTAACAGCTCCTTATTTCCATGATGGAGCAACCTGGAGCTTGGAAGAAGCGGTTAATACCATGGCCGATATTCAATTAGGACAAAGTTTATCAAAACAGGAAAATAAAGAGATAGTCGCATTTCTTAAATCACTCACAGGTGAGCTGCCAAAAATAGTGTTGCCTATTTTACCGCCATCAAATGCTAATACACCAAGACCGGTCCCATTTAGTAACTAA
- a CDS encoding LysR family transcriptional regulator, whose amino-acid sequence MRIDVDAFNVLQVVVEEGSFARAAERLHKAQSAVSYQVKKLEQHLNVNLFCRDLYRAELTPEGKIILAEGKKLLQNLANIEHLASRFSDGWEPKLELIVDGSLPMEPIMRALKRMSLENIPTKIQLNVEFLGGVQARFERDHADLMLVKDYRSGPHYRPQSLPDITSILVVSIQHALATKKNVSLFELQSHVELTIEDSSPDMNYHDELQFGGDKVFYLSGFMMKKNALEMGLGFGWMPDFLIQEELESKAMVEVDFNGGSRYSFSPKLVSTLQRPLGKAGNLFTAFILDEFAKDIC is encoded by the coding sequence ATGCGGATCGATGTTGATGCATTTAATGTGTTGCAGGTTGTTGTTGAAGAAGGCAGTTTTGCTAGGGCTGCAGAGCGTTTGCATAAGGCGCAATCGGCGGTAAGTTACCAAGTCAAAAAGCTTGAGCAACACCTAAATGTAAACCTTTTTTGTCGAGATCTGTATCGTGCTGAATTAACGCCTGAAGGCAAGATAATTCTTGCTGAGGGGAAAAAACTGTTGCAAAACCTTGCCAATATTGAACATTTAGCCAGTCGGTTCAGTGATGGGTGGGAGCCTAAGCTTGAGCTTATTGTGGATGGATCGTTGCCTATGGAGCCAATTATGAGGGCACTTAAACGCATGTCTTTGGAAAATATTCCTACAAAAATCCAGTTGAATGTGGAGTTTTTAGGGGGAGTTCAAGCGAGGTTTGAACGAGACCATGCAGACTTGATGTTGGTCAAAGATTACAGATCTGGACCTCATTACCGTCCACAGTCACTGCCTGACATTACCAGTATTCTAGTGGTTTCTATACAGCATGCATTAGCGACAAAAAAAAATGTTTCCCTGTTCGAGTTACAAAGTCATGTTGAGTTGACCATTGAAGATTCATCTCCAGATATGAACTATCACGATGAACTGCAGTTTGGTGGTGATAAGGTATTTTACCTATCAGGGTTTATGATGAAAAAAAATGCGCTGGAGATGGGATTAGGTTTTGGCTGGATGCCTGACTTTCTTATTCAGGAAGAGCTTGAGAGTAAAGCAATGGTTGAAGTCGATTTTAACGGTGGCAGCCGATATAGTTTTAGCCCTAAATTGGTCTCGACGTTACAAAGGCCGTTAGGAAAGGCGGGGAATTTATTTACAGCGTTTATTCTCGATGAGTTTGCCAAAGATATATGCTAG
- the hppD gene encoding 4-hydroxyphenylpyruvate dioxygenase has translation MASEQNPLGLLGIEFTEFATPELDFMHQVFIDFGFSKLKKSKIKDIAYYKQNDINFLLNSERNGFSSLFTKRHGPAICSMGWRVENAQFAFEGAVERGAKPADDASKDHPYPAIYGIGDSLIYFIDIFGEQNNIYQHDFIDLDNPVITQEKGFIEVDHLTNNVHQGTMEFWSNFYKDIFGFTEVRYFDIKGSQTALVSYALRSPDGSFCIPINEGKGNQKNQIDEYLREYDGPGVQHLAFRSRDIVASLDAMEGSSIQTLDIIPEYYETIFDKLPQVTEDRERIKHHQILIDGDKEGYLLQIFTKNLFGPIFIEIIQRKNNLGFGEGNFTALFKSIERDQQRRGVL, from the coding sequence ATGGCAAGTGAACAAAATCCACTGGGATTACTAGGCATCGAATTTACTGAATTTGCCACACCAGAACTTGATTTCATGCATCAAGTCTTTATTGACTTTGGTTTCTCTAAACTAAAAAAGAGTAAAATAAAAGACATTGCCTACTACAAGCAAAATGACATTAACTTCCTGCTTAATAGCGAACGTAACGGGTTTTCTTCACTGTTTACTAAGCGCCATGGACCTGCTATTTGCTCTATGGGTTGGCGCGTTGAAAATGCTCAATTTGCCTTCGAAGGCGCCGTCGAACGAGGAGCTAAACCCGCCGATGATGCCAGCAAAGATCATCCCTACCCTGCTATATACGGCATCGGCGATAGCCTGATCTATTTCATCGATATCTTTGGTGAGCAGAACAACATCTACCAACATGATTTTATTGACCTCGACAATCCGGTCATTACGCAAGAAAAAGGGTTCATCGAGGTCGATCACTTAACCAACAACGTCCACCAAGGGACCATGGAATTCTGGTCTAATTTTTACAAAGACATTTTCGGCTTTACCGAGGTTCGCTACTTCGATATTAAAGGATCACAAACCGCATTAGTGTCCTATGCACTGCGCTCACCCGATGGCAGTTTCTGTATTCCAATTAATGAAGGAAAAGGCAATCAGAAAAATCAAATCGATGAGTATTTAAGAGAATACGATGGCCCAGGAGTACAACACTTAGCCTTTAGAAGCCGTGACATCGTCGCCTCACTCGACGCTATGGAAGGCTCGTCGATTCAAACCTTAGACATTATTCCTGAATACTACGAAACCATTTTCGATAAACTTCCTCAAGTAACAGAAGACAGAGAACGTATTAAGCATCACCAAATTTTGATCGATGGTGACAAAGAGGGTTATCTGCTTCAGATCTTCACCAAGAACTTATTTGGTCCTATCTTTATCGAAATCATACAGCGCAAAAACAACCTCGGATTTGGTGAAGGCAACTTTACCGCCCTATTCAAATCCATCGAGCGTGATCAACAACGCCGTGGGGTTCTATAA